One Rhododendron vialii isolate Sample 1 chromosome 2a, ASM3025357v1 genomic region harbors:
- the LOC131315551 gene encoding uncharacterized protein LOC131315551 isoform X3, translating into MEEYLLCMKTLRSQMNDVEDQAAKISVEEQTQFTTIQTLEKDLQLAHSDIKKLEAETDQMVKAKGQICSQILEKKRKFSSLESDSTTLSQTLELIQQERVSLSAKFVVKSTYYTNIMENINAKLQQQQDASGEETREAEKGEHIRKDEGKCRVESHPIAENVDDAVKKLVTMLEFGKAKLDLATQTKANLLAETSKVKQSVEQVKCRISGFKPELGSMNIKTLEEEHQALLADRAGETEYLHSLQQQFEKLKGISQVVKCCCGGEYKVEVALCI; encoded by the exons ATGGAAGAGTACTTGCTTTGCATGAAGACTCTACGCTCTCAAATGAACG ATGTGGAGGATCAAGCGGCGAAGATCTCAGTCGAAGAGCAAACTCAATTCACTACCATTCAAACTCTGGAGAAAGATCTCCAATTAG CTCATTCAGATATCAAGAAACTTGAAGCGGAGACTGATCAGATGGTGAAGGCCAAGGGGCAGATTTGTTCCCAGATCttggagaaaaagagaaaattttccTCTTTGGAATCAGATTCGACCACGCTTTCTCAg ACACTAGAGCTTATTCAACAAGAACGAGTGAGCTTGTCAGCCAAATTTGTGGTGAAAAG CACTTACTATACAAATATTATGGAGAATATCAATGCCAAATTGCAGCAACAACAG GATGCCAGTGGGGAAGAAACAAGAGAAGCTGAAAAGGGGGAACATATAAGAAAAGATGAAG GGAAGTGTAGAGTAGAGAGTCATCCCATTGCAGAAAATGTG GATGATGCAGTGAAGAAGCTAGTGACTATGTTAGAATTTGGCAAAGCTAAGCTTGATCTGGCGACACAAACAAAAGCCAATCTTCTTGCGGAGACTAGCAAG GTAAAGCAATCTGTTGAGCAAGTGAAGTGCAGGATTAGTGGTTTCAAG CCAGAGCTTGGATCAATGAATATCAAGACCCTAGAAGAAGAACATCAAGCTCTTTTAGCTGACCGAGCTGGAGAAACTGAGTATTTGCATTCTCTGCAGCAGCAATTTGAGAAACTGAAG ggAATTTCTCAGGTCGTTAAATGTTGTTGTGGAGGGGAATACAAGGTAGAAGTTGCTCTCTGTATATAG
- the LOC131315551 gene encoding uncharacterized protein LOC131315551 isoform X2, which yields MEEYLLCMKTLRSQMNDVEDQAAKISVEEQTQFTTIQTLEKDLQLDIKKLEAETDQMVKAKGQICSQILEKKRKFSSLESDSTTLSQTLELIQQERVSLSAKFVVKSTYYTNIMENINAKLQQQQDWIKYYKLNSIIGQQGLDASGEETREAEKGEHIRKDEGKCRVESHPIAENVDDAVKKLVTMLEFGKAKLDLATQTKANLLAETSKVKQSVEQVKCRISGFKPELGSMNIKTLEEEHQALLADRAGETEYLHSLQQQFEKLKGISQVVKCCCGGEYKVEVALCI from the exons ATGGAAGAGTACTTGCTTTGCATGAAGACTCTACGCTCTCAAATGAACG ATGTGGAGGATCAAGCGGCGAAGATCTCAGTCGAAGAGCAAACTCAATTCACTACCATTCAAACTCTGGAGAAAGATCTCCAATTAG ATATCAAGAAACTTGAAGCGGAGACTGATCAGATGGTGAAGGCCAAGGGGCAGATTTGTTCCCAGATCttggagaaaaagagaaaattttccTCTTTGGAATCAGATTCGACCACGCTTTCTCAg ACACTAGAGCTTATTCAACAAGAACGAGTGAGCTTGTCAGCCAAATTTGTGGTGAAAAG CACTTACTATACAAATATTATGGAGAATATCAATGCCAAATTGCAGCAACAACAG GATTGGATCAAATATTACAAACTTAACTCAATCATTGGACAACAGGGATTG GATGCCAGTGGGGAAGAAACAAGAGAAGCTGAAAAGGGGGAACATATAAGAAAAGATGAAG GGAAGTGTAGAGTAGAGAGTCATCCCATTGCAGAAAATGTG GATGATGCAGTGAAGAAGCTAGTGACTATGTTAGAATTTGGCAAAGCTAAGCTTGATCTGGCGACACAAACAAAAGCCAATCTTCTTGCGGAGACTAGCAAG GTAAAGCAATCTGTTGAGCAAGTGAAGTGCAGGATTAGTGGTTTCAAG CCAGAGCTTGGATCAATGAATATCAAGACCCTAGAAGAAGAACATCAAGCTCTTTTAGCTGACCGAGCTGGAGAAACTGAGTATTTGCATTCTCTGCAGCAGCAATTTGAGAAACTGAAG ggAATTTCTCAGGTCGTTAAATGTTGTTGTGGAGGGGAATACAAGGTAGAAGTTGCTCTCTGTATATAG
- the LOC131315551 gene encoding uncharacterized protein LOC131315551 isoform X1, with amino-acid sequence MEEYLLCMKTLRSQMNDVEDQAAKISVEEQTQFTTIQTLEKDLQLAHSDIKKLEAETDQMVKAKGQICSQILEKKRKFSSLESDSTTLSQTLELIQQERVSLSAKFVVKSTYYTNIMENINAKLQQQQDWIKYYKLNSIIGQQGLDASGEETREAEKGEHIRKDEGKCRVESHPIAENVDDAVKKLVTMLEFGKAKLDLATQTKANLLAETSKVKQSVEQVKCRISGFKPELGSMNIKTLEEEHQALLADRAGETEYLHSLQQQFEKLKGISQVVKCCCGGEYKVEVALCI; translated from the exons ATGGAAGAGTACTTGCTTTGCATGAAGACTCTACGCTCTCAAATGAACG ATGTGGAGGATCAAGCGGCGAAGATCTCAGTCGAAGAGCAAACTCAATTCACTACCATTCAAACTCTGGAGAAAGATCTCCAATTAG CTCATTCAGATATCAAGAAACTTGAAGCGGAGACTGATCAGATGGTGAAGGCCAAGGGGCAGATTTGTTCCCAGATCttggagaaaaagagaaaattttccTCTTTGGAATCAGATTCGACCACGCTTTCTCAg ACACTAGAGCTTATTCAACAAGAACGAGTGAGCTTGTCAGCCAAATTTGTGGTGAAAAG CACTTACTATACAAATATTATGGAGAATATCAATGCCAAATTGCAGCAACAACAG GATTGGATCAAATATTACAAACTTAACTCAATCATTGGACAACAGGGATTG GATGCCAGTGGGGAAGAAACAAGAGAAGCTGAAAAGGGGGAACATATAAGAAAAGATGAAG GGAAGTGTAGAGTAGAGAGTCATCCCATTGCAGAAAATGTG GATGATGCAGTGAAGAAGCTAGTGACTATGTTAGAATTTGGCAAAGCTAAGCTTGATCTGGCGACACAAACAAAAGCCAATCTTCTTGCGGAGACTAGCAAG GTAAAGCAATCTGTTGAGCAAGTGAAGTGCAGGATTAGTGGTTTCAAG CCAGAGCTTGGATCAATGAATATCAAGACCCTAGAAGAAGAACATCAAGCTCTTTTAGCTGACCGAGCTGGAGAAACTGAGTATTTGCATTCTCTGCAGCAGCAATTTGAGAAACTGAAG ggAATTTCTCAGGTCGTTAAATGTTGTTGTGGAGGGGAATACAAGGTAGAAGTTGCTCTCTGTATATAG
- the LOC131315550 gene encoding sucrose-phosphate synthase 4 isoform X2 has translation MAAGNEWINGYLEAILDVGNNSSKSSSSSSNNIFGVKNIISGSNITKGIEETKLKIDQGFDSTSIGDEDHKDKEVNDPQKLISPIKYFVEEVVNSFDESDLHRTWIKVIATRNSRERNNRLENMCWRIWHLARKKKQIAWDDAQKLMKRRIEIERGRNDAAEDLSELSEGEKEKSDANQAESPPDKISRINSDMQIWSDDDKPRHLYIVLIRYIQKESLWPYIPEFVDGALSHIVNMSSVLGEQVDGGKTTWPYVIHGHYADAGEVAAHLSGALNVPMVLTGHSLGRNKFEQLLKQGRLSREDINSMYKIMRRIEAEEMGLDAAEMVVTSTRQEIDEQWGLYDGFDIKLERKLRVRRRRGVSCHGRYMPRMVVIPPGMDFSYVTPQDSLEGDGDLTLLIDSNKTQNKRHMPLIWSEITKFFTNPHKPMILALSRPDPKKNVTTLLKAFGECQPLKELANLTLILGNRDDIEEMSNSSSVVLTTVLKLIDKYNLYGMVAYPKHHKQSEVPEIYQLAAKTKGVFINPALVEPFGLTLIEAAAYGLPVVATRNGGPVDIIKALNNGLLIDPHDHKAIADALLKLVADKNLWLECRKNGLKYIHRYSWPEHCRTYLSHVKHCRNRHPTTRLEIIPTPEEPMSDSLRDVEDISLKFSVDTDFKPHGEIDAANRQRKLIEALTHLGSPHGNSSISYGPGRRKELFIIATDCFAKDGLCTETLPLVTKNVMQAAVSSSGKVGFVLLTGLTLHETKEIFRNCHVGLETFDALVCNSGSEMYYPWRDSSADMDYEAHIGYKWPGENVGSMIMRLGRVGEGDGNGDDIAEYSDAFSSRCYSYSIKPGAMTRKIDELRQRLRMRGFRCSLVYTHATTRLNVVPLLASRGQALRYLSVRWGLDLSKMVVFVGEKGDTDYEGLLVGLHKTVVLRNSVEYGSEMLLRSEESYKRDDVVPQDSPRIAFVEDHQFHNISAALKALQIM, from the exons ATGGCTGCAGGGAACGAGTGGATAAATGGGTATTTGGAGGCGATTTTGGACGTCGGAAATAATAGTAgcaaaagcagcagcagcagcagcaacaataTTTTTGGGGTGAAGAATATAATTAGTGGTAGTAATATAACAAAAGGGATTGAAGAGACAAAACTGAAAATTGATCAAGGATTCGATAGTACTAGTATTGGTGATGAAGATCACAAAGATAAGGAAGTGAATGATCCTCAGAAGCTCATCAGTCCCATTAAGTACTTTGTTGAAGAAGTTGTTAATTCCTTTGATGAGTCTGACCTCCACAGGACATGGATTAAG GTAATAGCAACAAGGAATTCTCGTGAACGCAACAACAGACTTGAGAATATGTGCTGGCGTATTTGGCATCTCGCCCGTAAAAAGAAGCAg ATAGCTTGGGATGATGCACAAAAACTTATGAAACGAAGAATTGAGATTGAAAGAGGTCGTAATGATGCCGCAGAAGACCTTTCTGAGCTTTCTGAAGGTGAGAAGGAGAAGAGCGATGCTAATCAGGCTGAGTCTCCACCGGACAAAATTTCAAGAATCAACTCGGACATGCAAATATGGTCTGATGACGACAAACCTAGACACCTATATATTGTCCTGATCAG GTACATTCAAAAAGAGTCACTATGGCCTTACATACCTGAATTTGTTGACGGGGCTCTCAGTCACATCGTCAACATGTCAAGCGTTCTAGGGGAACAAGTTGATGGGGGAAAGACGACATGGCCTTATGTGATTCATGGTCACTATGCTGATGCAGGAGAGGTTGCAGCACATTTGTCCGGGGCCTTGAATGTGCCAATGGTGCTAACAGGACACTCCTTGGGGCGGAACAAGTTTGAACAATTACTTAAACAAGGGAGGTTGTCGAGGGAGGACATAAACTCAATGTACAAGATAATGAGGAGGATAGAAGCCGAAGAGATGGGGTTGGATGCTGCTGAAATGGTGGTAACTAGCACTAGGCAAGAGATCGATGAGCAATGGGGTTTGTACGATGGATTTGATATCAAATTGGAGAGGAAGCTTAGGGTTAGGAGAAGGCGTGGTGTGAGTTGCCATGGGCGGTACATGCCAAGGATGGTG GTTATACCACCAGGCATGGACTTCAGCTATGTCACACCACAAGATTCACTGGAAGGTGATGGAGATCTAACGTTGTTGATTGACTCCAAtaagactcaaaataaaaggCACATGCCTCTGATATGGTCCGAG ATAACAAAATTCTTCACAAACCCTCACAAGCCTATGATCCTCGCATTGTCTCGTCCAGACCCCAAGAAAAATGTGACCACATTGCTCAAGGCTTTTGGCGAATGCCAACCACTCAAAGAACTTGCCAACTTG ACCCTAATACTCGGTAACAGAGATGACATTGAAGAGATGTCTAATAGCAGTTCAGTTGTTCTCACAACAGTACTGAAGCTAATTGACAAGTACAACTTGTATGGTATGGTAGCATATCCCAAGCATCACAAGCAGTCTGAAGTTCCTGAGATATATCAGCTAGCTGCTAAAACGAAG GGAGTTTTCATCAACCCAGCTCTTGTTGAACCATTTGGTCTCACACTCATAGAG GCTGCTGCTTATGGTTTGCCTGTTGTTGCCACAAGAAATGGTGGGCCTGTGGATATTATCAAG GCACTCAACAATGGGCTTCTCATCGACCCACATGACCACAAAGCCATAGCAGATGCCCTCCTAAAGCTCGTAGCTGATAAAAACCTCTGGCTCGAGTGCCGCAAAAATGGGCTAAAGTATATCCACCGTTACTCTTGGCCAGAACACTGTAGAACCTACCTTTCTCATGTCAAGCATTGCAGGAACCGACATCCTACAACCCGTCTTGAGATCATACCTACTCCTGAAGAACCCATGAGCGACTCCCTAAGGGATGTGGAAGACATTTCTTTGAAATTCTCAGTTGATACAGACTTCAAGCCCCATGGAGAAATCGATGCAGCAAACCGACAAAGGAAACTCATTGAGGCCCTGACCCACTTAGGTTCCCCCCATGGCAATTCCAGCATTAGTTACGGTCCAGGAAGAAGGAAGGAGCTATTCATAATAGCCACCGACTGTTTCGCTAAGGATGGATTGTGCACTGAGACCCTGCCATTAGTCACCAAAAACGTGATGCAAGCTGCAGTCTCAAGTTCAGGCAAGGTAGGATTTGTACTGCTAACAGGTTTAACCTTACATGAGACAAAGGAAATATTTAGAAATTGCCATGTGGGTTTGGAAACTTTTGATGCATTGGTCTGTAACAGTGGAAGTGAAATGTATTATCCCTGGCGAGATTCCTCAGCTGATATGGACTATGAGGCCCATATTGGGTACAAGTGGCCAGGTGAGAATGTTGGATCGATGATAATGAGGCTTGGTAGGGTAGGAGAAGGAGATGGAAATGGGGATGATATAGCAGAGTATTCAGATGCATTTAGCTCTCGATGCTATTCCTACAGCATTAAACCAGGAGCCATG ACTCGAAAAATTGATGAACTGCGCCAGAGGCTACGGATGAGAGGCTTCCGATGCAGTCTTGTCTACACTCATGCCACAACACGATTGAATGTAGTACCATTATTAGCATCAAGAGGCCAAGCACTAAG GTACCTATCTGTTAGGTGGGGTCTTGATCTTTCCAAAATGGTAGTGTTTGTCGGGGAGAAAGGGGATACAGATTATGAAGGCCTATTGGTTGGTCTTCACAAGACTGTTGTTCTAAGAAATTCTGTTGAATACGGTAGTGAGATGCTTCTGCGCAGCGAAGAAAGTTATAAAAGGGACGATGTAGTCCCCCAAGATAGCCCCAGAATTGCCTTTGTCGAGGATCATCAATTCCACAATATCTCTGCAGCTTTAAAGGCTCTACAGATTATGTGA
- the LOC131315550 gene encoding sucrose-phosphate synthase 4 isoform X1, translated as MAAGNEWINGYLEAILDVGNNSSKSSSSSSNNIFGVKNIISGSNITKGIEETKLKIDQGFDSTSIGDEDHKDKEVNDPQKLISPIKYFVEEVVNSFDESDLHRTWIKVIATRNSRERNNRLENMCWRIWHLARKKKQIAWDDAQKLMKRRIEIERGRNDAAEDLSELSEGEKEKSDANQAESPPDKISRINSDMQIWSDDDKPRHLYIVLISLHGLVRGENMELGRDSDTGGQVKYVVELARALANMKGVYRVDLLTRQITSSEVDCSYGEPIEMLSCPPDGTGSCGAYIIRIPCGPCDKYIQKESLWPYIPEFVDGALSHIVNMSSVLGEQVDGGKTTWPYVIHGHYADAGEVAAHLSGALNVPMVLTGHSLGRNKFEQLLKQGRLSREDINSMYKIMRRIEAEEMGLDAAEMVVTSTRQEIDEQWGLYDGFDIKLERKLRVRRRRGVSCHGRYMPRMVVIPPGMDFSYVTPQDSLEGDGDLTLLIDSNKTQNKRHMPLIWSEITKFFTNPHKPMILALSRPDPKKNVTTLLKAFGECQPLKELANLTLILGNRDDIEEMSNSSSVVLTTVLKLIDKYNLYGMVAYPKHHKQSEVPEIYQLAAKTKGVFINPALVEPFGLTLIEAAAYGLPVVATRNGGPVDIIKALNNGLLIDPHDHKAIADALLKLVADKNLWLECRKNGLKYIHRYSWPEHCRTYLSHVKHCRNRHPTTRLEIIPTPEEPMSDSLRDVEDISLKFSVDTDFKPHGEIDAANRQRKLIEALTHLGSPHGNSSISYGPGRRKELFIIATDCFAKDGLCTETLPLVTKNVMQAAVSSSGKVGFVLLTGLTLHETKEIFRNCHVGLETFDALVCNSGSEMYYPWRDSSADMDYEAHIGYKWPGENVGSMIMRLGRVGEGDGNGDDIAEYSDAFSSRCYSYSIKPGAMTRKIDELRQRLRMRGFRCSLVYTHATTRLNVVPLLASRGQALRYLSVRWGLDLSKMVVFVGEKGDTDYEGLLVGLHKTVVLRNSVEYGSEMLLRSEESYKRDDVVPQDSPRIAFVEDHQFHNISAALKALQIM; from the exons ATGGCTGCAGGGAACGAGTGGATAAATGGGTATTTGGAGGCGATTTTGGACGTCGGAAATAATAGTAgcaaaagcagcagcagcagcagcaacaataTTTTTGGGGTGAAGAATATAATTAGTGGTAGTAATATAACAAAAGGGATTGAAGAGACAAAACTGAAAATTGATCAAGGATTCGATAGTACTAGTATTGGTGATGAAGATCACAAAGATAAGGAAGTGAATGATCCTCAGAAGCTCATCAGTCCCATTAAGTACTTTGTTGAAGAAGTTGTTAATTCCTTTGATGAGTCTGACCTCCACAGGACATGGATTAAG GTAATAGCAACAAGGAATTCTCGTGAACGCAACAACAGACTTGAGAATATGTGCTGGCGTATTTGGCATCTCGCCCGTAAAAAGAAGCAg ATAGCTTGGGATGATGCACAAAAACTTATGAAACGAAGAATTGAGATTGAAAGAGGTCGTAATGATGCCGCAGAAGACCTTTCTGAGCTTTCTGAAGGTGAGAAGGAGAAGAGCGATGCTAATCAGGCTGAGTCTCCACCGGACAAAATTTCAAGAATCAACTCGGACATGCAAATATGGTCTGATGACGACAAACCTAGACACCTATATATTGTCCTGATCAG TTTGCATGGGTTGGTGCGTGGAGAAAATATGGAACTCGGGAGAGATTCAGATACTGGTGGTCAG GTGAAGTATGTCGTAGAGCTTGCTCGAGCACTAGCGAATATGAAAGGTGTCTATCGTGTAGACCTTCTGACAAGACAAATCACCTCATCAGAGGTCGACTGTAGCTATGGTGAGCCCATTGAAATGCTGTCGTGCCCACCCGACGGCACTGGTAGTTGTGGTGCCTACATCATTCGGATCCCATGTGGACCTTGCGATAA GTACATTCAAAAAGAGTCACTATGGCCTTACATACCTGAATTTGTTGACGGGGCTCTCAGTCACATCGTCAACATGTCAAGCGTTCTAGGGGAACAAGTTGATGGGGGAAAGACGACATGGCCTTATGTGATTCATGGTCACTATGCTGATGCAGGAGAGGTTGCAGCACATTTGTCCGGGGCCTTGAATGTGCCAATGGTGCTAACAGGACACTCCTTGGGGCGGAACAAGTTTGAACAATTACTTAAACAAGGGAGGTTGTCGAGGGAGGACATAAACTCAATGTACAAGATAATGAGGAGGATAGAAGCCGAAGAGATGGGGTTGGATGCTGCTGAAATGGTGGTAACTAGCACTAGGCAAGAGATCGATGAGCAATGGGGTTTGTACGATGGATTTGATATCAAATTGGAGAGGAAGCTTAGGGTTAGGAGAAGGCGTGGTGTGAGTTGCCATGGGCGGTACATGCCAAGGATGGTG GTTATACCACCAGGCATGGACTTCAGCTATGTCACACCACAAGATTCACTGGAAGGTGATGGAGATCTAACGTTGTTGATTGACTCCAAtaagactcaaaataaaaggCACATGCCTCTGATATGGTCCGAG ATAACAAAATTCTTCACAAACCCTCACAAGCCTATGATCCTCGCATTGTCTCGTCCAGACCCCAAGAAAAATGTGACCACATTGCTCAAGGCTTTTGGCGAATGCCAACCACTCAAAGAACTTGCCAACTTG ACCCTAATACTCGGTAACAGAGATGACATTGAAGAGATGTCTAATAGCAGTTCAGTTGTTCTCACAACAGTACTGAAGCTAATTGACAAGTACAACTTGTATGGTATGGTAGCATATCCCAAGCATCACAAGCAGTCTGAAGTTCCTGAGATATATCAGCTAGCTGCTAAAACGAAG GGAGTTTTCATCAACCCAGCTCTTGTTGAACCATTTGGTCTCACACTCATAGAG GCTGCTGCTTATGGTTTGCCTGTTGTTGCCACAAGAAATGGTGGGCCTGTGGATATTATCAAG GCACTCAACAATGGGCTTCTCATCGACCCACATGACCACAAAGCCATAGCAGATGCCCTCCTAAAGCTCGTAGCTGATAAAAACCTCTGGCTCGAGTGCCGCAAAAATGGGCTAAAGTATATCCACCGTTACTCTTGGCCAGAACACTGTAGAACCTACCTTTCTCATGTCAAGCATTGCAGGAACCGACATCCTACAACCCGTCTTGAGATCATACCTACTCCTGAAGAACCCATGAGCGACTCCCTAAGGGATGTGGAAGACATTTCTTTGAAATTCTCAGTTGATACAGACTTCAAGCCCCATGGAGAAATCGATGCAGCAAACCGACAAAGGAAACTCATTGAGGCCCTGACCCACTTAGGTTCCCCCCATGGCAATTCCAGCATTAGTTACGGTCCAGGAAGAAGGAAGGAGCTATTCATAATAGCCACCGACTGTTTCGCTAAGGATGGATTGTGCACTGAGACCCTGCCATTAGTCACCAAAAACGTGATGCAAGCTGCAGTCTCAAGTTCAGGCAAGGTAGGATTTGTACTGCTAACAGGTTTAACCTTACATGAGACAAAGGAAATATTTAGAAATTGCCATGTGGGTTTGGAAACTTTTGATGCATTGGTCTGTAACAGTGGAAGTGAAATGTATTATCCCTGGCGAGATTCCTCAGCTGATATGGACTATGAGGCCCATATTGGGTACAAGTGGCCAGGTGAGAATGTTGGATCGATGATAATGAGGCTTGGTAGGGTAGGAGAAGGAGATGGAAATGGGGATGATATAGCAGAGTATTCAGATGCATTTAGCTCTCGATGCTATTCCTACAGCATTAAACCAGGAGCCATG ACTCGAAAAATTGATGAACTGCGCCAGAGGCTACGGATGAGAGGCTTCCGATGCAGTCTTGTCTACACTCATGCCACAACACGATTGAATGTAGTACCATTATTAGCATCAAGAGGCCAAGCACTAAG GTACCTATCTGTTAGGTGGGGTCTTGATCTTTCCAAAATGGTAGTGTTTGTCGGGGAGAAAGGGGATACAGATTATGAAGGCCTATTGGTTGGTCTTCACAAGACTGTTGTTCTAAGAAATTCTGTTGAATACGGTAGTGAGATGCTTCTGCGCAGCGAAGAAAGTTATAAAAGGGACGATGTAGTCCCCCAAGATAGCCCCAGAATTGCCTTTGTCGAGGATCATCAATTCCACAATATCTCTGCAGCTTTAAAGGCTCTACAGATTATGTGA